In one window of Henckelia pumila isolate YLH828 chromosome 1, ASM3356847v2, whole genome shotgun sequence DNA:
- the LOC140862768 gene encoding uncharacterized protein: MVMEVVHEDLGEGNMGCVNHQYQNSTPGGICAFCLQEKLGKLVSSSFPVAVFPSSSSSSTPSFRSDFGASTLQGHRLASNSSAHSQFPNYIDTTRGKESGLLGYDTARRSRLPFILTHGRQKHKDETMTCSDSSSIIFKRSMSTTTPRRGVHFLAENHTHRTKFWSFLYMPKLSANKTATIHSKPLTSSSATPRTVCGSSSRDKKKEDFVVVDETEDEEAAFDRKVSRSRSVGCGSRSFSGDFFEKISTGFGDCTLRRVESQREAKPKTPSVHKIGVTERVKCGGIFSGFMTPSSSSSSSTEDKSISVTHSSMVNLSHGRIRSWGWALASPMRAFGKHPSTGKSVSGSIKNATSNLAAIPSLLAV, encoded by the coding sequence ATGGTGATGGAAGTTGTGCACGAAGATTTGGGGGAAGGAAACATGGGATGTGTAAACCATCAGTACCAGAACAGCACTCCTGGTGGGATCTGTGCCTTTTGTCTTCAAGAAAAGCTTGGGAAGCTTGTTTCTTCATCATTTCCTGTAGCTGTTTTCCCTTCTTCCTCCTCATCTTCAACTCCCTCTTTTAGATCTGACTTTGGCGCCTCCACCCTTCAAGGCCACCGTCTTGCATCGAATTCATCCGCTCACTCACAGTTTCCGAACTACATTGACACCACCAGAGGTAAGGAAAGTGGCCTTCTTGGCTACGACACTGCTAGGAGGTCAAGATTGCCTTTCATTTTGACCCACGGGAGGCAGAAACACAAGGATGAGACGATGACTTGTTCAGATTCCAGCAGCATCATTTTCAAGAGAAGTATGTCAACAACTACTCCTAGAAGAGGGGTGCATTTCTTGGCTGAAAATCATACTCACAGGACAAAATTCTGGTCATTCCTCTACATGCCGAAGCTCTCAGCTAACAAAACAGCTACGATACACTCCAAACCTTTGACCTCCTCATCAGCCACTCCTAGAACTGTGTGTGGTAGTTCATCAAGGGACAAGAAAAAGGAAGACTTTGTGGTTGTGGATGAAACTGAAGATGAGGAGGCTGCATTTGACAGAAAGGTTTCAAGATCTAGATCTGTTGGTTGCGGGAGCAGGAGCTTTTCTGGTGATTTCTTTGAGAAGATTTCAACTGGCTTTGGTGATTGTACTCTCCGCAGAGTGGAGTCTCAGAGGGAAGCAAAGCCCAAAACTCCCTCAGTTCATAAAATTGGTGTCACCGAAAGAGTTAAATGTGGTGGGATTTTCAGTGGTTTTATGACCCCTTCATCCTCTTCCTCCTCTTCAACTGAGGATAAATCAATCTCTGTAACTCATTCATCAATGGTGAATCTCTCTCATGGCAGAATTAGAAGTTGGGGATGGGCATTGGCTAGTCCAATGAGAGCTTTTGGCAAGCATCCTTCTACTGGTAAAAGTGTTTCTGGCTCGATTAAGAATGCTACTTCCAATTTGGCTGCAATACCCTCATTGTTAGCTGTTTGA
- the LOC140874579 gene encoding chaperone protein dnaJ 49 — protein MDSNKDEALKCFNIAREAIATGNKQRALKFIGIARRLNENLPLDDLLAACENLDAPSVGASDEAETIKRPRNNAGSVDGDGVSNGERNYTEEHVQLVRQIKSKKDYYSILGVEKSCSVEEIRKAYRKLSLKVHPDKNKAPGAEEAFKKVGKAFKCLSDGDSRRQYDHTGLVDEFEYNQQNNVRQRRRRTGNDFFDDDFDPDEIFRAFFGQRDAFRNARVYRTRTTDGGAHHREDLGGNGPNLMLLLQLLPFLIIILLAYLPFSEPEYSLQKNYSYQFMKATENHGVEFFVKSPEFDQNYPIGSSSRRDIENNVIKDYKHMLGRYCHMEMQRRHWNRHFPTPHCDRLESFTS, from the coding sequence ATGGATAGTAACAAGGATGAGGCTTTGAAGTGCTTTAATATTGCTCGCGAGGCTATTGCCACTGGCAATAAACAAAGAGCGCTTAAATTTATAGGGATCGCACGCCGCCTGAATGAGAATTTACCCCTGGATGATCTTTTGGCTGCATGTGAAAATCTCGATGCTCCTTCTGTTGGTGCCTCTGATGAAGCGGAGACTATCAAGAGGCCGAGAAACAATGCAGGTTCAGTTGATGGTGATGGGGTTTCAAATGGGGAGAGGAATTACACAGAGGAGCATGTGCAGTTGGTTAGGCAAATTAAGAGTAAGAAAGATTATTATTCCATTCTCGGCGTCGAAAAGAGCTGTTCTGTGGAGGAGATTAGGAAGGCTTATAGGAAATTGTCTCTGAAAGTTCATCCTGATAAGAATAAAGCTCCGGGAGCTGAGGAGGCATTCAAGAAAGTTGGCAAGGCATTCAAGTGTTTGAGTGATGGTGACTCAAGAAGGCAGTATGATCACACTGGTCTTGTGGATGAGTTTGAGTATAATCAACAGAACAATGTTAGGCAAAGAAGAAGGAGAACAGGGAATGACTTCTTTGATGATGACTTTGACCCCGATGAGATATTTAGGGCTTTCTTTGGTCAGCGTGATGCATTCAGAAATGCTCGAGTTTACAGGACTAGAACAACTGATGGTGGTGCTCATCACAGGGAAGATTTGGGTGGTAATGGACCGAATCTTATGCTGCTTCTTCAGTTGCTACCATTTTTGATAATCATTCTGCTTGCCTATCTTCCTTTCTCTGAGCCGGAGTATTCATTGCAAAAGAACTATTCGTATCAATTCATGAAAGCAACGGAGAATCATGGAGTTGAGTTTTTTGTCAAATCACCTGAATTTGACCAGAATTATCCTATAGGCAGCTCTAGTCGACGGGACATCGAAAATAATGTGATCAAGGACTACAAACACATGCTTGGACGGTATTGTCACATGGAAATGCAGAGGCGTCATTGGAACCGACACTTTCCAACTCCTCACTGTGATAGGCTTGAAAGTTTCACATCATGA